From a region of the Anomalospiza imberbis isolate Cuckoo-Finch-1a 21T00152 chromosome 3, ASM3175350v1, whole genome shotgun sequence genome:
- the FUT9 gene encoding 4-galactosyl-N-acetylglucosaminide 3-alpha-L-fucosyltransferase 9 isoform X2, with product MKLLYSRMNHRWKILSPQPQCSEQIMTSTSKGIFRPFFIIFIILGCFMAFILIYIKPTNSWISGPIESASSVLKMKNFFSSKTDNLNETTVLIWVWPFGQTFDLTSCQTMFNIPGCHLTIDRSLYNRSHAVLIHHRDISWDLANLPQQARPPFQKWIWMNLESPTHTPQKSGIEHLFNLTLTYRRDSDIQVPYGFMMVGTSSFTFEIPSKENLVCWVVSNWNPEHARVKYYNELSKYIEIHTYGQAFGDYVNDKNLIPTISTCKFYLSFENSIHKDYITEKLYNALLAGSVPVVLGPSRENYENYIPADSFIHVEDFLSPRELAEYLLMLDKNNKMYLSYFNWKKDFSVHLPRFWESHACLACDHVKRHQEYKSIGNLEKWFWN from the coding sequence AACAAATTATGACATCGACATCTAAAGGAATTTTCCGgccattttttattatcttcattatccttggttgtttcatggcatttatattaatttatatcAAACCAACAAATAGCTGGATCTCTGGTCCTATAGAATCAGCCAGTTCAGTATTGAAAATGAAGAActtcttttcttccaaaactGATAATCTCAATGAAACTACTGTTTTGATCTGGGTTTGGCCGTTTGGTCAGACATTTGATCTAACATCCTGCCAAACGATGTTCAATATCCCTGGGTGCCATCTGACTATTGACCGCTCGCTATATAACAGATCCCATGCTGTTCTCATTCATCACAGAGACATTAGCTGGGATCTGGCTAATTTACCTCAGCAAGCCAGGCCACCATTCCAGAAGTGGATTTGGATGAACTTGGAGTCTCCAACTCATACTCCACAAAAGAGTGGCATTGAACACCTTTTTAACCTGACCCTGACTTACCGGCGTGATTCAGACATCCAGGTGCCTTATGGCTTCATGATGGTTGGCACCAGTTCCTTCACATTTGAAATACCAAGTAAGGAAAACTTGGTCTGTTGGGTTGTGAGTAACTGGAACCCTGAGCATGCTCGAGTCAAGTATTACAACGAGCTTAGCAAATACATTGAAATCCACACCTATGGACAAGCCTTCGGAGACTACGTCAATGACAAAAACTTGATTCCAACTATCTCCACATGCAAATTCTACCTTTCCTTTGAAAATTCAATCCACAAAGATTACATTACTGAGAAACTCTACAATGCTCTTCTGGCTGGATCAGTACCAGTTGTACTGGGCCCTTCCAGAGAAAATTATGAGAATTACATTCCAGCAGACTCTTTCATACATGTGGAAGATTTTCTCTCCCCCAGAGAGCTGGCAGAATATCTTTTGATGCTTGACAAAAATAATAAGATGTATCTTAGTTATTTCAACTGGAAGAAGGATTTTTCAGTGCATCTTCCTAGGTTCTGGGAATCACATGCATGTCTTGCTTGTGATCATGTGAAAAGACATCAGGAATACAAGTCCATTGGAAATTTAGAAAAATGGTTTTGGAATTAA
- the FUT9 gene encoding 4-galactosyl-N-acetylglucosaminide 3-alpha-L-fucosyltransferase 9 isoform X3, with product MIISVPTLRMLYKEEQIMTSTSKGIFRPFFIIFIILGCFMAFILIYIKPTNSWISGPIESASSVLKMKNFFSSKTDNLNETTVLIWVWPFGQTFDLTSCQTMFNIPGCHLTIDRSLYNRSHAVLIHHRDISWDLANLPQQARPPFQKWIWMNLESPTHTPQKSGIEHLFNLTLTYRRDSDIQVPYGFMMVGTSSFTFEIPSKENLVCWVVSNWNPEHARVKYYNELSKYIEIHTYGQAFGDYVNDKNLIPTISTCKFYLSFENSIHKDYITEKLYNALLAGSVPVVLGPSRENYENYIPADSFIHVEDFLSPRELAEYLLMLDKNNKMYLSYFNWKKDFSVHLPRFWESHACLACDHVKRHQEYKSIGNLEKWFWN from the coding sequence AACAAATTATGACATCGACATCTAAAGGAATTTTCCGgccattttttattatcttcattatccttggttgtttcatggcatttatattaatttatatcAAACCAACAAATAGCTGGATCTCTGGTCCTATAGAATCAGCCAGTTCAGTATTGAAAATGAAGAActtcttttcttccaaaactGATAATCTCAATGAAACTACTGTTTTGATCTGGGTTTGGCCGTTTGGTCAGACATTTGATCTAACATCCTGCCAAACGATGTTCAATATCCCTGGGTGCCATCTGACTATTGACCGCTCGCTATATAACAGATCCCATGCTGTTCTCATTCATCACAGAGACATTAGCTGGGATCTGGCTAATTTACCTCAGCAAGCCAGGCCACCATTCCAGAAGTGGATTTGGATGAACTTGGAGTCTCCAACTCATACTCCACAAAAGAGTGGCATTGAACACCTTTTTAACCTGACCCTGACTTACCGGCGTGATTCAGACATCCAGGTGCCTTATGGCTTCATGATGGTTGGCACCAGTTCCTTCACATTTGAAATACCAAGTAAGGAAAACTTGGTCTGTTGGGTTGTGAGTAACTGGAACCCTGAGCATGCTCGAGTCAAGTATTACAACGAGCTTAGCAAATACATTGAAATCCACACCTATGGACAAGCCTTCGGAGACTACGTCAATGACAAAAACTTGATTCCAACTATCTCCACATGCAAATTCTACCTTTCCTTTGAAAATTCAATCCACAAAGATTACATTACTGAGAAACTCTACAATGCTCTTCTGGCTGGATCAGTACCAGTTGTACTGGGCCCTTCCAGAGAAAATTATGAGAATTACATTCCAGCAGACTCTTTCATACATGTGGAAGATTTTCTCTCCCCCAGAGAGCTGGCAGAATATCTTTTGATGCTTGACAAAAATAATAAGATGTATCTTAGTTATTTCAACTGGAAGAAGGATTTTTCAGTGCATCTTCCTAGGTTCTGGGAATCACATGCATGTCTTGCTTGTGATCATGTGAAAAGACATCAGGAATACAAGTCCATTGGAAATTTAGAAAAATGGTTTTGGAATTAA
- the FUT9 gene encoding 4-galactosyl-N-acetylglucosaminide 3-alpha-L-fucosyltransferase 9 isoform X4: MTSTSKGIFRPFFIIFIILGCFMAFILIYIKPTNSWISGPIESASSVLKMKNFFSSKTDNLNETTVLIWVWPFGQTFDLTSCQTMFNIPGCHLTIDRSLYNRSHAVLIHHRDISWDLANLPQQARPPFQKWIWMNLESPTHTPQKSGIEHLFNLTLTYRRDSDIQVPYGFMMVGTSSFTFEIPSKENLVCWVVSNWNPEHARVKYYNELSKYIEIHTYGQAFGDYVNDKNLIPTISTCKFYLSFENSIHKDYITEKLYNALLAGSVPVVLGPSRENYENYIPADSFIHVEDFLSPRELAEYLLMLDKNNKMYLSYFNWKKDFSVHLPRFWESHACLACDHVKRHQEYKSIGNLEKWFWN, from the coding sequence ATGACATCGACATCTAAAGGAATTTTCCGgccattttttattatcttcattatccttggttgtttcatggcatttatattaatttatatcAAACCAACAAATAGCTGGATCTCTGGTCCTATAGAATCAGCCAGTTCAGTATTGAAAATGAAGAActtcttttcttccaaaactGATAATCTCAATGAAACTACTGTTTTGATCTGGGTTTGGCCGTTTGGTCAGACATTTGATCTAACATCCTGCCAAACGATGTTCAATATCCCTGGGTGCCATCTGACTATTGACCGCTCGCTATATAACAGATCCCATGCTGTTCTCATTCATCACAGAGACATTAGCTGGGATCTGGCTAATTTACCTCAGCAAGCCAGGCCACCATTCCAGAAGTGGATTTGGATGAACTTGGAGTCTCCAACTCATACTCCACAAAAGAGTGGCATTGAACACCTTTTTAACCTGACCCTGACTTACCGGCGTGATTCAGACATCCAGGTGCCTTATGGCTTCATGATGGTTGGCACCAGTTCCTTCACATTTGAAATACCAAGTAAGGAAAACTTGGTCTGTTGGGTTGTGAGTAACTGGAACCCTGAGCATGCTCGAGTCAAGTATTACAACGAGCTTAGCAAATACATTGAAATCCACACCTATGGACAAGCCTTCGGAGACTACGTCAATGACAAAAACTTGATTCCAACTATCTCCACATGCAAATTCTACCTTTCCTTTGAAAATTCAATCCACAAAGATTACATTACTGAGAAACTCTACAATGCTCTTCTGGCTGGATCAGTACCAGTTGTACTGGGCCCTTCCAGAGAAAATTATGAGAATTACATTCCAGCAGACTCTTTCATACATGTGGAAGATTTTCTCTCCCCCAGAGAGCTGGCAGAATATCTTTTGATGCTTGACAAAAATAATAAGATGTATCTTAGTTATTTCAACTGGAAGAAGGATTTTTCAGTGCATCTTCCTAGGTTCTGGGAATCACATGCATGTCTTGCTTGTGATCATGTGAAAAGACATCAGGAATACAAGTCCATTGGAAATTTAGAAAAATGGTTTTGGAATTAA